Proteins from one Silurus meridionalis isolate SWU-2019-XX chromosome 3, ASM1480568v1, whole genome shotgun sequence genomic window:
- the uchl3 gene encoding ubiquitin carboxyl-terminal hydrolase isozyme L3 isoform X1: MEGQRWLPLEANPEVMNQFLRQLGLVPNWQFGDVYGLDPELLTLVPKPVCAVLLLFPVTEKYESFRLEEEAKIKAQGQEVSPDVYFMKQTIGNACGTIGLIHAVANNQTHLEFEADSPLKMFIIQSSKMSPEEKATFLEKDESIRVTHESSAQEGQTEAPSVDEKVDLHFVAFVNVGGHLYELDGRKPFPVVHGKTTEDSFLEDAADVCKKFMARDPQELRFTVVALSKV, from the exons ATGGAAGGACAACGCTGGTTACCTCTGGAAGCGAATCCAGAA GTAATGAACCAA TTTTTACGACAATTGGGATTAGTACCCAACTGGCAGTTCGGAGATGTTTATGGTTTGGACCCAGAGCTTCTTACATTGGTGCCAAAGCCTGTGTGTGCTGTCCTGCTCCTCTTCCCTGTCACGGAAAAG tatgAGTCATTTAGACTGGAGGAGGAAGCAAAGATTAAGGCACAGGGACAAGAAGTGTCACCAGATGTGTACTTTATGAAGCAAACAATCGGAAATGCATGTGGCACTATAGGGTTGATTCATGCAGTAGCAAATAACCAAACACATCTGGAGTTTG AGGCTGACTCACCACTGAAGATGTTTATTATTCAGTCTTCTAAGATGAGCCCAGAGGAGAAAGCAACTTTTCTAGAAAAAGATGAG agtATCCGTGTAACACATGAGTCAAGTGCTCAGGAGGGACAGACTGAG gctCCGAGTGTAGATGAAAAGGTGGATTTACATTTTGTTGCCTTTGTGAATGTTGGAGGACATTTATATGAGTTGG ATGGCCGAAAACCTTTTCCAGTAGTTCATGGAAAAACAACAGAGGACAGCTTTCTTGag GATGCTGCGGATGTCTGTAAGAAATTCATGGCACGTGATCCCCAAGAACTCCGCTTCACTGTTGTGGCTCTCTCCAAAGTATAA
- the uchl3 gene encoding ubiquitin carboxyl-terminal hydrolase isozyme L3 isoform X2 — MFLRQLGLVPNWQFGDVYGLDPELLTLVPKPVCAVLLLFPVTEKYESFRLEEEAKIKAQGQEVSPDVYFMKQTIGNACGTIGLIHAVANNQTHLEFEADSPLKMFIIQSSKMSPEEKATFLEKDESIRVTHESSAQEGQTEAPSVDEKVDLHFVAFVNVGGHLYELDGRKPFPVVHGKTTEDSFLEDAADVCKKFMARDPQELRFTVVALSKV; from the exons ATG TTTTTACGACAATTGGGATTAGTACCCAACTGGCAGTTCGGAGATGTTTATGGTTTGGACCCAGAGCTTCTTACATTGGTGCCAAAGCCTGTGTGTGCTGTCCTGCTCCTCTTCCCTGTCACGGAAAAG tatgAGTCATTTAGACTGGAGGAGGAAGCAAAGATTAAGGCACAGGGACAAGAAGTGTCACCAGATGTGTACTTTATGAAGCAAACAATCGGAAATGCATGTGGCACTATAGGGTTGATTCATGCAGTAGCAAATAACCAAACACATCTGGAGTTTG AGGCTGACTCACCACTGAAGATGTTTATTATTCAGTCTTCTAAGATGAGCCCAGAGGAGAAAGCAACTTTTCTAGAAAAAGATGAG agtATCCGTGTAACACATGAGTCAAGTGCTCAGGAGGGACAGACTGAG gctCCGAGTGTAGATGAAAAGGTGGATTTACATTTTGTTGCCTTTGTGAATGTTGGAGGACATTTATATGAGTTGG ATGGCCGAAAACCTTTTCCAGTAGTTCATGGAAAAACAACAGAGGACAGCTTTCTTGag GATGCTGCGGATGTCTGTAAGAAATTCATGGCACGTGATCCCCAAGAACTCCGCTTCACTGTTGTGGCTCTCTCCAAAGTATAA